One Manihot esculenta cultivar AM560-2 chromosome 6, M.esculenta_v8, whole genome shotgun sequence DNA segment encodes these proteins:
- the LOC110618312 gene encoding lysM domain receptor-like kinase 3, translated as MKMASQNHHLLFFLLLATFFTNVISFNVVSKASLMYPLSCSQQIYTCNSYLYHISEGLTIDQIASFYSVNASDIQPISHGLKQDYLVSAPCTCKDVNGTRGYFYDTSYGVQAGDTFMNITRVLYSGQAWKVANEEELFVAGDRISIHLLCGCIQVQSQEIVTYTVQENDTLSGIAELLSANLSGIQGLNERLTRNPGYIDVGWVLFIPKEKNGVQAQKRGKRAHLTIILAVLSAVILCSVCTFILFLIKRIRNQKNGDHLKSVNKCQSPSRISLKSQFRKNDIEGVTFESERPVVYSVDEIEKATRNFDMSMKIGEGGYGSVYLGFLKEREVAVKKMKSSRSKEFYAELKVLCKIHHINVVELLGYASGDHHLYLLYEYIQNGSLSDHLHDPLLKGHTPLSWTARAQIAVDAAKGIEYIHDHTKSQYVHRDIKTSNILLDQGLRAKVSDFGLAKLVERSNEEEFIATRLVGTPGYIAPESVRELQMTCKTDVFAFGVVLAELITGQRALIRDTREPNKMRALVTIILTIFKKEDIETALEANIDGNLRGSYPMEAVCEMAETCRRCLSEDPLNRPEMREVVQTLSQILTASMEWEASLGGSSPEFTGVFVGR; from the exons ATGAAGATGGCTTCACAAAATCACCACctcctcttcttcctcctcttaGCTACTTTTTTTACTAATGTTATCTCCTTCAATGTTGTGTCTAAGGCAAGCCTTATGTACCCTCTTAGTTGCTCTCAACAAATTTATACATGCAATTCCTATCTATATCACATCTCTGAAGGGCTTACCATAGATCAAATAGCCTCTTTCTACTCAGTGAACGCATCCGACATTCAACCCATCAGCCATGGCCTCAAACAGGACTATCTTGTATCTGCTCCTTGCACTTGCAAAGATGTAAACGGCACCCGAGGGTATTTCTACGACACCTCTTATGGAGTACAGGCAGGTGACACATTCATGAACATCACCAGGGTGCTCTATAGCGGCCAAGCTTGGAAAGTTGCGAATGAAGAGGAGTTATTTGTTGCTGGAGATAGGATCAGTATTCACCTTTTATGCGGATGCATTCAAGTGCAGTCTCAAGAGATAGTGACATACACAGTTCAAGAGAATGATACACTGTCAGGAATTGCAGAACTCCTTTCAGCAAACTTAAGTGGAATCCAGGGTTTAAATGAAAGACTCACTCGAAATCCTGGTTACATAGATGTGGGATGGGTGCTATTCATTCCCAAGGAGAAGAATGGAGTTCAAGCACAGAAGCGAG GAAAAAGAGCCCATTTGACAATTATCCTTGCCGTATTGTCGGCTGTCATATTATGTTCAGTATGCACGTTCATTCTATTCCTGATCAAGAGAATCAGAAACCAGAAAAATGGAGATCACCTAAAATCTGTCAACAAATGCCAAAGTCCTTCAAGAATTTCCTTAAAGAGCCAGTTTCGGAAAAATGACATTGAAG GTGTCACCTTTGAATCTGAAAGGCCAGTCGTATATAGTGTGGATGAGATTGAAAAGGCCACAAGAAACTTCGATATGAGCATGAAAATTGGAGAGGGTGGATATGGGAGCGTGTATCTTGGTTTTTTGAAAGAAAGG GAAGTTGCAGTAAAGAAAATGAAGTCTAGCAGATCGAAGGAATTCTATGCAGAGCTCAAAGTGTTGTGCAAGATACATCATATTAATGTG GTGGAGCTGCTGGGATATGCAAGTGGGGATCATCATCTTTATCTACTCTATGAGTATATTCAGAATGGGTCTCTCAGTGATCACCTTCATGACCCTCTGCTAAAAG GTCACACCCCACTTTCATGGACTGCAAGAGCACAAATAGCAGTCGATGCTGCAAAAGGAATTGAATATATTCATGATCACACGAAATCACAGTATGTGCACCGGGACATAAAAACAAGCAACATTCTGCTTGATCAGGGGCTAAGGGCAAAG GTGTCAGATTTTGGGCTGGCAAAGTTGGTAGAACGATCAAATGAAGAAGAGTTCATAGCAACGCGCTTAGTTGGAACACCAGGTTACATTGCTCCTGA ATCTGTGCGTGAGCTACAAATGACTTGTAAAACCGATGTCTTTGCATTCGGAGTGGTTCTAGCAGAGCTCATCACTGGTCAGCGTGCTCTCATACGTGATACCAGGGAACCAAACAAGATGAGGGCACTGGTCACAATT ATATTGACAATATTCAAGAAAGAAGACATTGAGACTGCTTTGGAAGCTAATATAGATGGTAATCTACGAGGAAGCTACCCCATGGAAGCAGTCTGTGAG ATGGCAGAAACATGTAGGAGATGTTTGAGTGAAGATCCATTAAATCGACCAGAGATGCGAGAAGTTGTGCAGACACTCTCCCAGATCTTGACCGCCTCAATGGAGTGGGAAGCGTCACTTGGGGGAAGCAGCCCAGAGTTTACTGGGGTATTTGTTGGAAGATGA
- the LOC110617451 gene encoding proline-rich receptor-like protein kinase PERK10 has protein sequence MNSSKYMDKQITDLSKTPIRTFLDDEDDDEEEEDHLDQGFDFYPIRSVHSHAKIPDGIHLSGWSSDQHSTKFSGEKAGSFSNAELISRIDQKLKEHADVLLHSVECLSARLSQMESRTRQVENNFDDLKESIEFNHGRTDRKLKELENILIEVHGGIKDLRDKQEIAETQLQLAKLRVSKDDAQLEKQNNDVQSSLGTEALSSVSQQSNQQLPVPVACPQQVLSLSSNIKNLPAEHLPLTKPAATAPKYLTPSASQLPTITATAPQLPSQLLTNFVPSVPQQESHYTLPVCSPGTIHQKYVLPTQQSQPPYIHQPCLPPSHLPPNSHFPQLPHVQSPFSAVNPQVQSHHPEVSFVPSQGIHKSSQPHDWPLPPQLLNVGSTDLPSNLRYSERTSANTPPGGYTNIVDFYHYGAPTHSGSAMKPVQPSPSPPASTGETNFSKLPTARILPRAIPTASSVDSESSSGEGGNRATVDNVVDKVVAMGFRRDLVRATVKKLTENGQSVDLNTVLDKLMNSG, from the exons ATGAATTCCTCCAAGTACATGGATAAGCAAATCACCGACCTCTCCAAAACCCCTATTCGCACTTTCTTAGACGacgaagatgatgatgaagaagaagaagatcatCTAGATCAGGGCTTCGACTTCTACCCCATTCGCTCCGTACATTCCCATGCTAAGATTCCCGATGGGATCCACCTCAGT GGTTGGAGTTCGGACCAACATTCTACAAAATTCTCTGGTGAAAAAGCTGGGAGTTTCAGCAATGCAGAATTGATTTCCAGGATAGATCAAAAGTTGAAGGAACATGCTGATGTTTTGCTACACTCAGTGGAGTGTCTCAGTGCACGACTATCTCAAATGGAAAGTAGAACGCGGCAAGTAGAAAACAACTTTGATGATTTAAAGGAATCAATTGAATTTAATCATGGAAGAACTGACAGAAAGCTAAAGGAGCTAGAGAACATTCTAATTGAG GTCCATGGTGGGATAAAAGATTTGAGGGATAAACAAGAGATAGCAGAGACTCAACTGCAGCTGGCAAAGCTTCGTGTGTCCAAGGATGACGCACAGTTGGAAAAGCAGAACAATGATGTTCAATCTAGTTTGGGAACAGAAGCGTTGTCATCAGTCTCTCAGCAATCCAACCAACAACTTCCAGTCCCAGTTGCTTGTCCACAACAAGTTCTTTCTTTGTCttctaatattaaaaatttacctGCTGAGCATCTTCCTCTAACAAAACCTGCAGCTACAGCACCAAAGTATCTCACACCTTCAGCATCTCAACTTCCGACAATTACAGCAACTGCACCACAACTTCCCTCGCAATTGCTTACAAATTTTGTCCCTTCTGTTCCACAGCAAGAATCTCATTACACACTTCCAGTTTGCTCTCCAGGAACCATTCATCAAAAATATGTATTACCAACTCAGCAATCACAGCCACCTTATATTCATCAGCCTTGTCTACCACCATCTCATCTTCCCCCAAATTCACACTTCCCTCAGTTGCCCCATGTGCAGTCGCCTTTCTCCGCGGTGAATCCTCAAGTCCAAAGCCACCATCCTGAAGTTTCTTTTGTGCCATCTCAAGGCATTCACAAATCCTCTCAACCACATGACTGGCCTCTCCCTCCCCAGTTGCTTAATGTTGGTTCTACTGATCTACCCTCAAACTTGCGTTATTCAGAGCGTACTTCTGCAAATACACCACCAGGGGGGTACACTAATATTGTGGACTTTTATCATTATGGTGCTCCTACCCACAGTGGCTCCGCTATGAAACCGGTTCAACCATCACCATCTCCTCCTGCTAGCACTGGTGAAACTAATTTCAGTAAATTGCCAACTGCCCGCATATTACCACGTGCTATTCCAACTGCATCTAGTGTGGACAGTGAATCAAGCTCTGGTGAGGGTGGAAACAGGGCGACTGTTGATAATGTTGTTGACAAGGTTGTTGCTATGGGATTTCGAAGAGACTTGGTGAGAGCAACAGTGAAAAAATTGACAGAGAATGGGCAATCAGTGGACCTGAATACGGTGCTGGATAAGTTGATGAACAGTGGGTAA